In the Drosophila gunungcola strain Sukarami unplaced genomic scaffold, Dgunungcola_SK_2 000001F, whole genome shotgun sequence genome, one interval contains:
- the LOC128262130 gene encoding probable glycerol-3-phosphate dehydrogenase, mitochondrial isoform X1 encodes MMSKVCAILAQMGVRSSGEKRHLLSQALLFAHQGSRVKVRGQSSNCCRMKVVPSRQEHLNALKGEEFDVLVIGGGAVGCGCAVDAACRGLKTALIEADDFASGSSSRSSKLIDGSGSYLGTALREKDVEQLYIMLQMMSERVTMLKNAPHLNRIQPMVIPIYNVLSMPCTWLGLKVYDWISAASNIRGSHFLSREATLYEFPLLKTEGLRGGMVYYDGQVDDARMCLALVMTAVALGANVANHLEVVDLLPQEGCCRVVAVKDKLSCQQFYIQSKAVINATGSSTDAIRKLDTEDTAPILVPTLGTQVSLPKYFGSGHYGLLSPALKKEDLTIYMVPFEDHMVLGVREVELDEVTGRGSPSPEPDDVDCLLEAAKRRMAPCVELGRCHVLSAWTGIKPSVSCPTDKSEDEVEAMRGSPISSYLIEVGAGGLITLAGGRWSSYRVMAAEAVDIAIQSCGLCADHVTSSWTQDLKLDGAEYWCCMLPLEFVQDYDVPMDVAQHISDSYGYNGHALFSQAPELNKRLHPNFPYIEAEVLYAVRNEYACTLVDIIARRLRIAFVDAAAALHMLPKILKIMAEEKGWEEEEQQQQMKAAQEFLVRQMGLGFIVRPKITGKSKPMKASAEGCCCRAAARKEARSFSRDHSLLLSNQRSCKRVSNLFPTSGITHCAVEDSPAYSDLPRSIPTVWSNRKRDLIINLWRNKFMC; translated from the exons ATGATGTCCAAGGTGTGTGCCATCCTGGCCCAAATGGGTGTTCGATCCTCTGGGGAGAAGAGGCACTTGCTGAGCCAGGCTCTATTGTTTGCCCATCAGGGGAGTAGGGTCAAAGTTCGGGGTCAAAGTTCAAACTGCTGCAGGATGAAGGTGGTGCCCTCGCGCCAGGAGCACCTGAATGCGCTGAAGGGCGAGGAGTTCGATGTGCTGGTCATCGGCGGAGGAGCCGTGGGCTGTGGCTGCGCCGTAGATGCAGCCTGTCGTGGCCTCAAAACAGCCTTGATCGAGGCCGATGATTTTGCCAGTGGCTCCAGCTCGCGATCCAGTAAACTGATCGATGGCAGTGGGTCTTATTTGGGCACTGCCCTGCGGGAAAAGGACGTCGAGCAGCTGTACATCATGCTGCAGATGATGAGTGAGCGAGTTACGATGCTGAAGAATGCTCCGCACTTGAACCGCATCCAGCCCATGGTCATTCCCATCTACAATGTGCTGAGCATGCCCTGTACTTGGCTGGGCTTAAAG GTCTACGACTGGATATCTGCCGCTTCGAATATCCGTGGCTCGCACTTTCTCTCCCGGGAGGCCACCCTGTACGAGTTTCCGCTGCTCAAAACAGAGGGCCTGCGCGGCGGCATGGTCTACTACGATGGCCAGGTGGACGATGCCCGGATGTGCCTTGCTCTAGTCATGACCGCAGTGGCTCTGGGCGCCAATGTGGCCAACCACTTGGAGGTGGTGGACCTTCTGCCGCAGGAGGGCTGTTGCCGCGTGGTGGCAGTCAAGGACAAGTTGTCCTGCCAACAGTTCTACATCCAATCCAAGGCGGTGATCAATGCCACGGGCTCGAGCACAGATGCCATTCGCAAGCTGGACACTGAGGACACTGCTCCCATTCTGGTGCCCACTCTGGGCACACAGGTCTCGCTGCCCAAGTACTTTGGCTCTGGCCACTATGGCTTGCTAAGTCCGGCGCTGAAAAAGGAGGATCTCACCATTTACATGGTGCCTTTCGAAGACCACATGGTGCTGGGCGTTCGCGAGGTGGAGCTGGACGAAGTGACGGGTCGCGGGAGTCCCAGTCCCGAGCCCGATGACGTGGACTGCCTGCTGGAGGCAGCCAAGCGAAGAATGGCACCCTGCGTTGAACTGGGTAGGTGTCACGTGCTGAGCGCCTGGACGGGCATTAAGCCCAGTGTGAGTTGCCCAACCGACAAATCGGAGGACGAGGTGGAGGCCATGCGGGGCTCGCCCATCAGCAGCTACCTGATCGAGGTGGGTGCTGGGGGTCTGATCACCCTGGCCGGTGGCCGCTGGAGCAGCTATCGCGTGATGGCCGCCGAGGCCGTCGATATAGCCATCCAATCTTGTGGCCTGTGCGCTGATCATGTGACCTCCAGTTGGACACAGGATTTGAAGTTGGACGGCGCCGAGTACTGGTGCTGCATGCTGCCGTTGGAGTTCGTTCAGGACTACGATGTGCCCATGGATGTGGCTCAGCATATATCCGATTCGTATGGCTACAATGGGCATGCTCTATTCTCGCAGGCACCGGAACTGAATAAGCGCCTGCATCCGAACTTCCCTTATATCGAGGCGGAGGTACTGTATGCAGTGCGTAACGAGTACGCCTGCACTCTGGTGGACATCATAGCCCGACGCCTGCGCATTGCCTTTGTGGATGCTGCCGCCGCACTGCACATGCTGCCTAAGATCCTCAAGATCATGGCCGAGGAGAAGGGctgggaggaggaggagcagcagcagcagatgaaGGCTGCTCAGGAGTTTTTGGTGCGGCAAATGGGCCTAGGTTTTATAGTCCGACCCAAGATTACGGGCAAGAGCAAGCCGATGAAGGCCTCCGCAGAGGGATGTTGCTGCCGGGCAGCGGCTCGCAAGGAGGCAAGGAGCTTCTCCAGGGATCACTCATTGCTCCTCTCCAACCAGAGATCCTGCAAGAGAGTGTCCAACTTATTCCCCACTTCTGGCATCACCCACTGCGCTGTGGAGGACAGTCCTGCGTACTCCGATTTACCGAGATCTATTCCCACTGTCTGGTCGAACAGGAAACGGGACCTCATCATCAATCTTTGGCGAAACAAATTCATGTGCTGA
- the LOC128262130 gene encoding glycerol-3-phosphate dehydrogenase, mitochondrial isoform X2 produces MMSKVCAILAQMGVRSSGEKRHLLSQALLFAHQGSRVKVRGQSSNCCRMKVVPSRQEHLNALKGEEFDVLVIGGGAVGCGCAVDAACRGLKTALIEADDFASGSSSRSSKLIDGSGSYLGTALREKDVEQLYIMLQMMSERVTMLKNAPHLNRIQPMVIPIYNVLSMPCTWLGLKLRISVARTFSPGRPPCTSFRCSKQRACAAAWSTTMARWTMPGCALL; encoded by the exons ATGATGTCCAAGGTGTGTGCCATCCTGGCCCAAATGGGTGTTCGATCCTCTGGGGAGAAGAGGCACTTGCTGAGCCAGGCTCTATTGTTTGCCCATCAGGGGAGTAGGGTCAAAGTTCGGGGTCAAAGTTCAAACTGCTGCAGGATGAAGGTGGTGCCCTCGCGCCAGGAGCACCTGAATGCGCTGAAGGGCGAGGAGTTCGATGTGCTGGTCATCGGCGGAGGAGCCGTGGGCTGTGGCTGCGCCGTAGATGCAGCCTGTCGTGGCCTCAAAACAGCCTTGATCGAGGCCGATGATTTTGCCAGTGGCTCCAGCTCGCGATCCAGTAAACTGATCGATGGCAGTGGGTCTTATTTGGGCACTGCCCTGCGGGAAAAGGACGTCGAGCAGCTGTACATCATGCTGCAGATGATGAGTGAGCGAGTTACGATGCTGAAGAATGCTCCGCACTTGAACCGCATCCAGCCCATGGTCATTCCCATCTACAATGTGCTGAGCATGCCCTGTACTTGGCTGGGCTTAAA GCTTCGAATATCCGTGGCTCGCACTTTCTCTCCCGGGAGGCCACCCTGTACGAGTTTCCGCTGCTCAAAACAGAGGGCCTGCGCGGCGGCATGGTCTACTACGATGGCCAGGTGGACGATGCCCGGATGTGCCTTGCTCTAG